In Leptospiraceae bacterium, one genomic interval encodes:
- a CDS encoding crotonase/enoyl-CoA hydratase family protein encodes MKTNYEFFEIEIEDHIAIVYLNKPEKRNAMDWSFWRDLPEIVDEINKDDNIRAFVIAAKGKSFSTGLDVLSFTTQVEEFLVPNHGDTRKRFYNHIQVMQSGINAVYNSNKPSIAVVQKHCIGGALDLISACDIRYCTEDASFSLREVKVAIVADMGSINRLPAIIGQGYTREMALTGRDVTSSEASKMNLVNGIYPTLEDAMKKAKEVAHDIASSSTLVVEGVKEVMRYCEGKPMDAGLNYVCVWNSSFLASNDFDAARNGFSTRTKPVYNANKGK; translated from the coding sequence ATGAAAACAAACTACGAATTTTTCGAGATAGAAATAGAAGATCATATTGCAATTGTATATTTAAACAAACCAGAAAAGCGAAATGCGATGGACTGGAGCTTTTGGAGAGATCTGCCAGAAATAGTCGATGAAATCAACAAAGACGATAACATCCGCGCCTTCGTGATAGCGGCTAAGGGCAAATCTTTTTCTACAGGACTTGATGTATTAAGTTTTACAACACAAGTTGAAGAATTTCTAGTTCCCAATCATGGAGACACACGTAAAAGATTTTACAATCATATTCAAGTGATGCAAAGCGGAATCAATGCAGTGTATAATTCCAATAAGCCGTCGATTGCTGTAGTGCAAAAACATTGCATTGGAGGAGCACTAGATTTAATCTCTGCTTGTGATATTCGCTATTGCACAGAGGACGCAAGCTTTTCTCTGAGAGAAGTAAAAGTTGCCATTGTAGCCGATATGGGAAGTATAAACCGATTACCCGCTATCATTGGTCAAGGGTATACAAGAGAAATGGCTCTAACTGGAAGAGACGTTACTTCTTCTGAGGCAAGTAAGATGAATCTGGTGAATGGCATTTATCCTACACTAGAAGACGCAATGAAAAAAGCAAAAGAAGTAGCTCACGATATTGCTTCCTCTTCTACACTCGTCGTCGAAGGGGTAAAAGAAGTTATGCGCTATTGTGAAGGTAAACCAATGGATGCAGGACTTAACTATGTATGTGTTTGGAATTCGAGTTTTCTTGCATCCAATGATTTTGATGCTGCCCGAAATGGATTTTCCACAAGAACGAAGCCCGTTTATAATGCAAATAAAGGAAAATAG
- a CDS encoding transposase, with product MVKRQMFSKIQKLRMQGFSMEAIALELGINRKTVSNYVQMSPEEYIAYEMESRSRKRIPSEYKEKIIEIYRNNGFKRLNMTGVYDYLEEIVGKLAFTDRTLRNYINSLIQNGELKISETIRMYEKVAPLPFGKQIQMDFGQYKFKSGLKVYIFATLLSASRYKYVSFQDRPFRGKDIIDHLINCFEYFGGQPEELVIDQDACVSCI from the coding sequence ATGGTTAAAAGACAGATGTTTAGTAAGATTCAGAAATTACGAATGCAGGGATTTTCAATGGAGGCAATTGCCCTAGAATTGGGAATAAATCGAAAGACGGTCTCGAATTACGTTCAGATGAGCCCAGAGGAATATATTGCCTATGAAATGGAATCTAGAAGTCGGAAGCGAATTCCGAGTGAATATAAAGAGAAGATAATAGAGATATACCGCAATAACGGATTTAAGCGCCTCAACATGACTGGGGTATACGATTACCTCGAAGAGATTGTTGGTAAATTGGCATTTACCGATCGAACGTTACGAAATTACATCAATTCATTAATTCAGAATGGCGAATTAAAAATTTCCGAGACAATAAGGATGTATGAAAAAGTTGCACCTTTACCGTTTGGAAAACAGATACAGATGGATTTTGGTCAATACAAATTTAAATCAGGTTTAAAAGTATATATATTTGCCACACTATTATCTGCAAGTAGGTATAAATATGTTTCATTTCAAGACAGACCATTTCGTGGAAAAGATATAATCGATCATCTAATTAATTGTTTTGAATACTTTGGAGGTCAACCAGAAGAGTTAGTAATCGATCAAGATGCTTGCGTTAGTTGCATCTGA
- the ilvN gene encoding acetolactate synthase small subunit, translated as MKHTLNILVNNHPGVMSHVSGLFTRRSYNIDSIAVGVTENPDISSMTIVLKGDDAVVDQVKQQLLKLPDVLKVTDLFYMEAITRELVLLKVEAKDSNRTEIISLCGVFGSKIVDVTDTSLMIEFSGSARQVAAFITMMTKYGILEMARTGQIALACQNG; from the coding sequence ATGAAACACACATTAAATATACTCGTAAACAATCATCCAGGCGTAATGAGTCATGTATCAGGACTCTTCACAAGAAGAAGCTATAACATCGACTCTATCGCAGTCGGTGTTACAGAAAATCCTGATATATCTAGCATGACAATCGTTTTGAAAGGAGACGATGCAGTCGTAGACCAGGTAAAGCAACAACTTTTGAAATTGCCAGATGTTTTAAAAGTTACTGATCTGTTTTACATGGAAGCAATTACGCGCGAACTAGTTCTATTAAAAGTTGAGGCAAAAGATAGTAACCGCACAGAGATCATTTCTCTTTGCGGAGTCTTTGGTTCTAAAATTGTGGATGTTACAGATACTAGTCTCATGATAGAATTTTCTGGAAGCGCAAGACAGGTAGCTGCCTTTATTACAATGATGACCAAATATGGAATTCTAGAAATGGCTCGCACCGGACAAATTGCGTTAGCCTGTCAAAACGGATAA
- a CDS encoding transcriptional repressor, with the protein MKKLTRHRQIILENMQSRIDHPTAKMVYDSIRTSVKSLSFATVYNSLEFLYNNGFIKKLDSFSESAHYDAVLEKHSHLICRNCGTVLDFPDIDISDKLSSLKDIFEAEEIAITIRGFCKSCLEH; encoded by the coding sequence ATGAAAAAGCTCACTCGACACAGACAGATTATATTAGAGAATATGCAATCCCGAATCGATCATCCGACTGCAAAGATGGTCTATGACTCCATTCGAACCAGCGTTAAAAGTTTGAGCTTTGCGACTGTATACAACTCTCTCGAATTTCTTTATAATAACGGTTTTATAAAAAAACTAGATTCCTTTTCTGAATCTGCCCACTACGATGCGGTTTTAGAAAAACACTCTCATTTGATTTGTCGAAATTGCGGCACTGTTCTAGACTTTCCCGACATAGACATCTCAGATAAACTTTCCTCTCTCAAAGATATTTTTGAAGCAGAGGAAATTGCAATTACGATTCGTGGTTTTTGTAAAAGCTGTTTGGAACACTAA
- a CDS encoding PilZ domain-containing protein: protein MILQFHAIGNTGKIPKSDILNVSEGGLFLSTSEPTKVGDAVAFSFKLLGFRFSGNGAISWINAESKYNKPVGIGISFSDLKKIFSTTFSFSASVFFSSFEARDR, encoded by the coding sequence ATGATATTACAATTCCATGCGATTGGAAACACGGGAAAAATTCCTAAAAGTGATATTCTAAATGTTTCTGAAGGAGGACTTTTCTTATCCACGAGCGAACCAACTAAGGTAGGCGATGCGGTTGCTTTTTCGTTCAAACTCCTAGGATTTCGATTTAGCGGGAACGGAGCAATTAGTTGGATCAACGCTGAATCTAAATACAATAAGCCTGTCGGTATTGGCATTTCTTTTAGTGATCTAAAGAAAATATTCTCTACCACTTTTTCATTTTCTGCTTCCGTCTTTTTTTCCAGTTTCGAAGCAAGAGATAGATAG
- the ilvB gene encoding biosynthetic-type acetolactate synthase large subunit: protein MSGSENKITGARLLIELMEEAGIEVCFGYPGGAILPFYDELYKSKIKHYLVRHEQGAIHMAEGYARATGKIGVCIATSGPGATNLVTGLADAKMDSIPILAITGQVATSAIGTDAFQEADIFGITIPITKYNALMRSADDIARHFEEAYKIALGGRPGPVLLDFPKDVQTQLTSVRKASKLKIDAHHYTKPEIVGDVKAFAEAINNAKRPLLYVGGGAINANAAEEIKTLALTGNIPVTTTLMGIGSFPGEHPNSVGMLGMHGTAYANKAVLDCDYILNLGARFDDRVAKIGEFAENAVRAHIDIDTAEFNKRIDVDYILHGDLKDALKAVIPHIKKVDRTDWLKHIQTLKANHPLDFDNSTDNKIKPQDFIHKLYEKTKGKAVITTDVGQHQMWAAQYYLFNEPNNWLTSGGLGTMGYGLPAAIGAKIGRPDKTVICISGDGSIQMNIQELATITMYNLGVKILIFNNNFLGMVRQWQELFYEERFSNSEWNYNPDFVKVAEGYKIPAMCISKKEDIDKALEFFLKDDKSALLEVVVPAEEKVFPMIPAGKSQKDMLEFKDLASLKAAK from the coding sequence ATGTCAGGATCAGAAAATAAAATTACAGGTGCAAGATTATTAATCGAGTTAATGGAGGAAGCAGGCATAGAGGTTTGCTTTGGTTATCCGGGAGGAGCCATTCTCCCTTTTTATGATGAACTCTACAAAAGTAAAATTAAACACTATCTCGTAAGACACGAGCAAGGTGCAATTCATATGGCAGAAGGTTATGCAAGAGCAACCGGCAAAATTGGAGTATGCATTGCCACATCAGGACCGGGGGCTACCAATCTTGTTACAGGTCTTGCTGACGCTAAGATGGATTCAATTCCTATTCTTGCTATCACGGGACAAGTTGCTACAAGTGCGATAGGAACTGACGCATTTCAAGAAGCAGATATTTTCGGAATTACAATTCCGATTACCAAATACAATGCACTCATGAGAAGTGCTGATGATATCGCAAGGCATTTTGAAGAAGCCTATAAGATAGCGTTAGGCGGAAGACCTGGACCTGTTCTATTGGATTTCCCAAAAGATGTTCAGACACAGTTGACTTCCGTTCGCAAAGCTTCCAAGTTAAAGATTGACGCACACCATTATACAAAGCCCGAAATCGTTGGAGATGTAAAGGCATTTGCAGAAGCAATTAACAATGCCAAGCGCCCTCTTCTCTATGTAGGAGGTGGTGCAATCAATGCAAATGCAGCAGAAGAAATTAAAACATTAGCCCTTACAGGCAACATACCAGTAACCACAACTCTTATGGGAATCGGTTCTTTTCCAGGCGAGCATCCAAATTCAGTTGGAATGCTTGGAATGCATGGAACGGCTTACGCGAATAAGGCGGTATTGGATTGTGATTATATTCTAAACCTCGGTGCTCGCTTCGATGATCGCGTTGCAAAGATTGGGGAGTTTGCAGAGAATGCAGTTCGTGCCCATATCGACATCGATACAGCAGAATTCAATAAGCGAATCGATGTTGACTATATCTTGCATGGAGATTTAAAAGACGCGCTAAAAGCAGTGATTCCTCATATAAAGAAAGTAGACAGAACAGATTGGCTAAAGCATATTCAAACGCTTAAGGCAAATCATCCTCTCGACTTTGATAATTCTACGGATAACAAAATTAAGCCGCAAGACTTTATTCATAAACTCTACGAAAAGACAAAAGGAAAGGCAGTTATCACGACTGATGTAGGACAACATCAAATGTGGGCTGCTCAGTATTATCTGTTCAATGAGCCTAACAACTGGTTAACCTCCGGTGGACTCGGGACAATGGGTTATGGTTTACCCGCTGCTATTGGAGCAAAGATCGGAAGACCGGATAAAACTGTAATTTGTATTTCAGGGGATGGCTCTATTCAGATGAACATACAAGAATTAGCCACAATCACGATGTATAATCTTGGAGTTAAGATTCTTATCTTCAATAATAATTTTCTAGGAATGGTGCGTCAGTGGCAAGAGCTATTCTATGAAGAAAGGTTCTCGAATTCCGAATGGAATTATAATCCTGACTTTGTAAAAGTGGCAGAGGGATATAAAATTCCGGCAATGTGTATCTCTAAGAAAGAAGACATTGATAAAGCATTGGAATTTTTCTTGAAAGACGACAAATCAGCATTACTCGAAGTAGTAGTTCCCGCAGAAGAAAAAGTATTTCCAATGATTCCAGCAGGTAAGTCACAAAAAGATATGTTAGAATTTAAAGATCTAGCAAGTTTGAAGGCAGCAAAATGA
- a CDS encoding tetratricopeptide repeat protein — protein MNETDVELNTEDQSFNKIKTLAKEAYKLIDQRKYKDAKDKFLELLVTDPNNTYGLVGMGDLLYKTQSYEEAIKYYKTCLSLDTSNKFSIMGLMNCYRDMKQLNQVIHIAEEYRHITMSDASILSRVADAHRKLKNFKESEIYYMSALQINPTDQYVIVGIGHLYFACQRYQDAIKWWEKLVATQPNNIKILTEIGNSYRKIKDFDRAIEYYEIARSLDEGNFFALYGLAESYRGKKEFKRAIVFWEKILHFDPNNKLIINRYADSLRGLGEYEKALECFNRILTSDEDYFALLGKASTLILMGETEKSQEIFLLLRRKDPLNPRPVMELADLWFYSKNEKEKAISVLKEFLKSNPSNTDVSMKLDQLQNEM, from the coding sequence ATGAATGAAACGGATGTAGAATTAAACACAGAAGACCAGAGCTTTAATAAGATAAAAACTCTTGCGAAAGAGGCTTATAAGCTGATTGATCAACGAAAATACAAAGATGCGAAAGATAAATTTTTGGAGCTTTTAGTAACTGATCCTAATAATACGTATGGATTAGTTGGCATGGGAGATTTACTTTATAAAACTCAAAGCTACGAAGAAGCAATTAAGTATTACAAAACATGTTTAAGCCTAGATACATCCAATAAGTTTTCCATCATGGGGCTAATGAACTGTTACAGAGACATGAAACAGTTGAACCAAGTAATTCATATCGCAGAAGAATATCGTCATATAACGATGTCTGATGCTTCCATTTTGAGTAGGGTAGCAGACGCGCATCGAAAATTAAAGAACTTTAAAGAATCCGAAATCTATTATATGTCCGCTCTCCAGATCAATCCTACTGATCAATATGTAATCGTGGGTATCGGGCATCTCTATTTTGCCTGCCAGCGTTATCAGGATGCAATTAAGTGGTGGGAAAAGCTTGTAGCTACACAACCAAATAATATTAAAATTCTAACTGAAATAGGAAATAGCTATCGTAAGATTAAAGACTTCGATAGAGCAATCGAATACTATGAAATAGCAAGATCACTAGACGAAGGAAATTTCTTCGCACTCTACGGGCTTGCAGAATCCTACAGAGGAAAAAAAGAATTCAAGCGTGCCATTGTATTCTGGGAAAAAATTCTTCATTTTGATCCGAACAACAAGCTTATCATTAACCGCTATGCAGATAGTCTACGTGGACTTGGTGAATACGAAAAAGCGCTTGAGTGTTTTAATCGCATCCTTACATCAGATGAGGATTATTTTGCATTACTCGGGAAAGCTTCGACTCTCATTCTCATGGGTGAAACAGAGAAGTCGCAAGAAATCTTTTTACTCCTCCGCAGAAAAGATCCTCTCAATCCGCGTCCTGTTATGGAACTCGCTGATTTATGGTTTTACTCTAAGAATGAAAAAGAGAAAGCAATCTCTGTATTAAAAGAATTCCTAAAGAGCAATCCTTCCAATACAGATGTGAGCATGAAACTAGATCAGCTCCAAAACGAGATGTAA
- the lenA gene encoding lipoprotein LenA, translating into MRKSILLILVSLTFFVLCKPKTKEAEAQILGTRYSKIDQHISSIAGSAKKEHRVTLVYALEEVNVLEKVTEDKKDFYKLSTVTGKEGYSLASNFSEAVLFVVKDGLSAFRKPTLTAGTKGKFALGSICFVKEIQGEWANVDCLTASVKDGLVEDWYDVWIQAADERLSKDPLLGQTALLVREAYKIIAKANKLTGTDRDKLLLDAKDRLMKAYEKEDVLQPVVTAILVKYQMMDEPPSTPVAPPVETQTPNSPQ; encoded by the coding sequence ATGAGAAAGAGTATACTTTTAATCCTTGTTTCCTTAACTTTTTTTGTCTTATGTAAACCGAAGACAAAAGAAGCGGAAGCACAAATTCTAGGGACGCGCTATTCAAAAATAGATCAGCATATTAGTTCCATTGCGGGCTCAGCCAAAAAAGAGCATAGAGTCACACTCGTCTATGCTCTAGAAGAAGTCAATGTCTTAGAGAAAGTCACTGAAGACAAAAAAGATTTTTACAAACTCTCTACTGTTACAGGTAAAGAGGGTTATTCTCTTGCGTCTAACTTTTCAGAAGCAGTGTTATTTGTTGTGAAAGATGGACTCAGTGCATTCAGAAAACCTACACTCACAGCAGGGACGAAGGGAAAGTTTGCGCTTGGCTCAATCTGCTTCGTAAAAGAGATTCAGGGAGAATGGGCAAATGTAGATTGTTTGACTGCGAGTGTTAAAGATGGATTAGTCGAAGATTGGTATGATGTGTGGATCCAAGCTGCAGACGAGAGACTTTCGAAAGATCCACTCCTCGGTCAAACTGCCTTATTAGTTAGAGAAGCGTATAAAATCATAGCGAAAGCAAATAAATTAACAGGAACAGATAGGGACAAATTGCTATTAGACGCAAAGGATAGGTTAATGAAAGCCTATGAGAAAGAAGATGTATTACAACCAGTCGTCACAGCTATTCTTGTAAAATATCAAATGATGGATGAGCCACCTTCTACACCAGTAGCGCCTCCAGTAGAAACGCAAACTCCCAATAGTCCGCAGTGA
- a CDS encoding TlpA family protein disulfide reductase, which produces MNNEESNLEPTPLEIGNKAPSLKEVYWVKGKALDVGKQLTIVECWATWCGPCLQTIPHLTELQKKYVGKLEIIGITQEDKETVLPFVEQMGNQMDYRVAIAPDSVYDSYMAGIPGIPHSFLVDAMVGSSGIAIPQKLHQF; this is translated from the coding sequence ATGAATAATGAAGAATCAAATTTAGAACCAACTCCTTTAGAGATTGGAAACAAAGCTCCTTCTTTAAAGGAAGTGTATTGGGTAAAAGGCAAAGCCTTAGACGTTGGCAAACAACTAACCATTGTTGAATGCTGGGCGACTTGGTGCGGACCTTGTTTACAGACAATTCCTCATTTGACTGAACTACAGAAGAAGTATGTAGGGAAGTTGGAGATAATCGGTATTACCCAAGAAGATAAGGAAACGGTTCTACCTTTTGTGGAGCAAATGGGAAATCAAATGGATTATCGTGTAGCGATTGCACCTGATTCTGTTTACGATTCCTATATGGCAGGCATACCAGGAATTCCACATTCCTTTTTAGTGGATGCAATGGTAGGCTCATCTGGCATTGCCATCCCGCAGAAATTGCACCAATTCTGA
- a CDS encoding VTT domain-containing protein, whose product MDKDLRKLILQSVLAVVVIIGLVIILAHIVKEPITQFSKLFVDYLGVWGVGLGILVSDSLPAFMVPDAFLVFGVAGKLGDFEVILFSFAGSLIGGSNSYAIGRYLIPKFEYGRNLIKKHEGQLLPYLEKYGMWAVVIAATTPLPYSWMSILVGSFKMSYSKFLLCSLTRLPRFAVYYYAIKFGWMEDIVFWVREMQSYMI is encoded by the coding sequence ATGGATAAAGACTTACGTAAACTCATTCTCCAATCAGTTCTTGCAGTCGTTGTAATCATCGGGCTTGTAATTATACTCGCTCATATTGTCAAAGAACCAATTACTCAATTTTCAAAACTCTTCGTAGACTATCTAGGAGTATGGGGTGTTGGTCTTGGAATATTAGTCAGTGATTCCCTGCCTGCCTTTATGGTGCCTGACGCATTTTTAGTATTTGGTGTAGCGGGTAAACTCGGAGACTTCGAAGTAATCCTATTTAGCTTCGCAGGAAGTTTAATCGGTGGATCCAATTCTTACGCTATCGGTCGCTATTTAATTCCAAAATTCGAATACGGTAGAAACCTAATCAAAAAACACGAAGGTCAACTTCTTCCCTATCTCGAGAAATACGGAATGTGGGCAGTAGTCATTGCGGCAACCACTCCTTTGCCTTACTCCTGGATGAGTATACTCGTTGGTAGCTTCAAAATGTCCTATTCTAAATTTCTACTCTGTAGCCTAACACGTCTTCCCCGCTTCGCAGTTTACTATTACGCCATCAAATTCGGTTGGATGGAAGATATAGTCTTCTGGGTTAGAGAGATGCAATCTTATATGATATAA
- a CDS encoding adenylate/guanylate cyclase domain-containing protein, translating into MSHFIYILIVFLGISCAGENSKDAPLASKGILDLRSWDFEQDGKTSLYGEWEFYYKQFIFPDEFKESKNSIPDYISIPALWSTKKVNEIELSNQAYATYRLKLFVNEKSRPYGFRIGDMYSAYTLYVNGVIVASNGIPGKNKLEEVAEWYPVVSFVNLKEGENEIVLHISNFAHRKGGTWADFDLGLGKDISNYKHWLIAFDFFLIGSLLIMAIYHFGLYTLRRVDVTSLLLGLFCICSTVRIGVTGERFFVPFLPFRSFETQVSLEYISFFLSFGVFYQFLISLFQYPRKKWIAFFSWSVVLSGVILVLTTKATVYSHTAIPFQIFILLQSVYMFGVMFRAIRRRAKGAKAALTGIVILFSTFIIEMLYQNEVTIFSAIPPIFVYPFGVFLFLFFQSYLLSERFSQAFYSVEKLSDNLLKTNEAISKFVPTEFLEQLNKKSVMDISLGDQVQRKMAVLFSDIREFTNLSETMSPAENFNFINAYIKRMNPHILSHNGFIDKYIGDAIMALFPNKSEDAVKSAIEMLTEVTVYNTFRATKGYKPIRVGFGIHTGNLMLGIIGADNRMDGTVISDSVNLSARLEGLTKEYKVSIIVSEIVIQELSKDNTYHTRLLDRVQVKGKQEKVTVYQIYDGITNSEIEAIDSIKSDFEKGVQLFHSEKYSEANVYFLRVNSILPQDYPTEIYLKRCEEKNNKITTDAHRDHR; encoded by the coding sequence ATGAGTCATTTTATTTATATTCTAATTGTGTTTTTAGGAATTTCTTGCGCAGGAGAAAACTCAAAAGATGCACCGCTGGCGAGTAAGGGAATTCTTGATTTGCGTTCTTGGGATTTCGAGCAGGATGGGAAAACTTCTCTCTATGGAGAATGGGAGTTTTACTATAAACAATTTATTTTTCCTGATGAATTTAAAGAATCAAAAAATAGTATTCCTGATTATATTTCAATTCCGGCTCTTTGGAGCACAAAGAAAGTAAACGAAATAGAACTTTCGAACCAAGCCTATGCAACCTATAGATTAAAGCTTTTTGTAAACGAAAAATCCCGACCTTACGGTTTTCGCATTGGAGATATGTATAGCGCATACACCTTGTATGTCAATGGAGTCATTGTTGCCTCGAATGGAATTCCTGGAAAAAACAAATTAGAAGAAGTAGCGGAGTGGTATCCTGTTGTTAGTTTTGTGAATCTCAAAGAAGGCGAGAACGAAATTGTTCTTCATATTTCAAACTTCGCACATAGAAAGGGTGGAACCTGGGCGGATTTTGATTTAGGACTTGGGAAAGATATTTCCAATTATAAACATTGGCTTATTGCATTTGATTTCTTTCTAATTGGAAGCTTACTCATAATGGCTATTTACCATTTTGGTTTGTATACTCTTCGCCGAGTAGATGTTACTAGTTTACTTTTGGGGCTATTCTGTATTTGCTCCACTGTGAGAATTGGTGTTACCGGTGAGAGATTCTTTGTCCCTTTTTTACCTTTTAGAAGTTTTGAGACACAAGTAAGTTTAGAGTATATTTCTTTTTTTCTATCTTTCGGAGTATTTTACCAATTTCTAATTAGCCTATTTCAATACCCACGAAAAAAATGGATTGCATTTTTTTCCTGGTCGGTGGTTCTTTCCGGCGTTATATTGGTATTAACCACTAAAGCGACTGTATATAGCCATACTGCTATACCATTTCAAATTTTTATTCTGCTACAATCAGTTTATATGTTTGGAGTTATGTTTCGTGCTATTCGAAGAAGGGCAAAAGGAGCTAAGGCGGCGCTCACTGGAATTGTGATTTTATTTTCTACTTTTATCATCGAAATGTTATACCAAAATGAAGTTACTATATTCTCTGCTATTCCGCCCATTTTTGTTTATCCATTTGGTGTATTTCTATTCCTTTTCTTTCAATCTTATCTTCTTTCGGAAAGATTTTCACAGGCATTCTATTCAGTTGAAAAACTTTCTGATAACTTATTGAAAACAAATGAAGCTATTAGTAAGTTCGTGCCAACTGAATTTTTAGAACAATTAAATAAGAAAAGCGTAATGGATATTAGCCTCGGAGATCAAGTGCAAAGAAAGATGGCTGTTTTGTTTTCTGATATACGAGAGTTTACAAATCTGTCCGAAACAATGAGTCCTGCTGAAAATTTTAATTTTATTAATGCCTATATTAAGCGAATGAATCCTCATATTCTCTCACACAATGGATTCATAGATAAATATATTGGAGATGCTATTATGGCATTGTTTCCGAATAAATCAGAAGACGCAGTAAAGTCAGCAATAGAAATGCTTACAGAGGTAACGGTTTATAACACATTTAGAGCGACTAAGGGTTATAAGCCGATACGAGTTGGATTTGGAATTCATACTGGAAATTTGATGCTTGGAATCATTGGTGCGGACAATCGAATGGATGGAACTGTTATTTCAGATTCCGTAAATTTGTCCGCAAGACTTGAAGGTTTAACCAAAGAATATAAAGTATCTATTATTGTTTCCGAAATTGTTATTCAGGAACTCTCAAAGGATAATACCTATCATACGCGTTTACTTGATCGTGTTCAAGTTAAAGGCAAACAAGAAAAAGTCACAGTTTATCAAATCTATGATGGAATTACTAACTCTGAAATCGAGGCAATTGATTCAATAAAGTCAGACTTCGAGAAGGGAGTTCAATTATTTCACTCTGAAAAATACTCCGAGGCGAATGTATATTTTCTACGGGTAAATTCCATTCTACCGCAAGATTATCCAACAGAGATTTACTTAAAGAGATGTGAAGAAAAAAATAATAAGATTACCACCGATGCACACCGAGATCACCGATAA
- a CDS encoding PilZ domain-containing protein, with translation MKKWGYFLFLAFNSALIIHGFYLLFQFNGIETDVMSKERLILNLIITALPFFLILYFLNSEISTPYLTLLPRGFRKKWRTEIPLKGVLVDSLGNKLNVTTLDVSPTGCLAEVDGYISDEDEFALTFDIEKDWKVSASVVRIQGENVGLRFNYDEKTAHAKKELKNYLQSKLLPRYDITIPCDWKHGKNS, from the coding sequence GTGAAGAAATGGGGTTATTTCCTATTCCTCGCTTTTAACTCAGCATTGATTATTCATGGTTTTTATTTACTGTTTCAATTCAACGGAATCGAAACAGACGTAATGAGTAAAGAAAGACTTATCTTAAACTTAATCATTACAGCTCTTCCTTTCTTTCTAATTCTTTATTTTCTTAATTCAGAAATTTCCACTCCTTACTTAACTCTTCTTCCAAGAGGATTTAGAAAAAAATGGAGAACAGAAATTCCACTGAAAGGTGTTCTAGTCGATTCCCTCGGTAATAAACTTAATGTAACTACTCTTGATGTTAGCCCGACTGGTTGCCTTGCAGAAGTCGATGGGTATATTTCGGATGAAGATGAATTTGCTTTGACGTTTGATATTGAAAAAGACTGGAAAGTATCCGCAAGCGTTGTTCGAATTCAAGGAGAAAATGTTGGTCTTCGATTCAATTATGATGAAAAGACAGCACATGCAAAAAAAGAATTAAAGAATTATCTTCAAAGTAAGCTTCTTCCTCGTTATGATATTACAATTCCATGCGATTGGAAACACGGGAAAAATTCCTAA
- a CDS encoding DUF2185 domain-containing protein, translating to MKNFKLKLEYGVRLVPSIGTCLATDKITVDGMQVGYMYRDYPHDEKDSGWRFIAGVEDEDYMNNAENLERFDVNAIANHDRAIIDYISLPVETRLKRIPGQDKFQSMD from the coding sequence ATGAAAAATTTTAAATTGAAATTAGAATATGGAGTAAGACTTGTTCCTTCTATTGGAACTTGTCTTGCTACAGACAAAATCACTGTCGATGGAATGCAAGTTGGATATATGTATAGAGATTATCCGCATGATGAAAAAGACAGTGGATGGAGATTCATTGCAGGCGTAGAAGACGAGGATTACATGAATAATGCAGAGAATCTAGAAAGATTTGATGTCAATGCAATCGCTAATCACGATAGAGCAATTATTGATTACATTAGTCTACCTGTTGAGACAAGACTGAAAAGAATTCCAGGACAGGATAAATTTCAGTCAATGGACTAA